One genomic segment of Salinigranum rubrum includes these proteins:
- a CDS encoding ArsA family ATPase, which translates to MTNIDVEAVDSVDDADDGHVHDDGGGEGGAGGDPIEVETGPIEESDADLPVGVDAPEYVLYGGKGGVGKTTMAAATALASAADGTATLVVSTDPAHSLSDTLEVDVPPRPTQIRDDLPLYAAEIDPEAVAQGPFAGGEFDPGFGADDDSGPAGATAGPGGAAGSDENPFTDESGSGVGGAAGDNPFTGGPGGAGDGPMGAGMGGLGDLFGGDSPLSGPMPGADEAAAMQQLLEYLDDPRFDRVVIDTAPTGHTLRLLELPEVMDSMAGRLLKMREQFSGLMDGIKGMFGAGSESEKPLAQLEELAERIERLRAVLRDPSRTDFRVVMVPEKMSVLESQRLIRRLDEFGIPVQTVVVNQVMENLAEVTSDVDPEWVVSPDLENCEFCKRRWKVQQAALSEAMDLFRGHDVKRVPLLADEVQGEAALKVVAACLQ; encoded by the coding sequence ATGACGAACATCGACGTCGAGGCGGTCGACTCCGTTGACGACGCGGACGACGGGCACGTCCACGACGACGGGGGCGGAGAGGGCGGCGCGGGCGGAGACCCTATCGAGGTGGAGACCGGGCCGATCGAGGAGAGCGACGCCGACCTGCCCGTCGGCGTCGACGCGCCCGAGTACGTCCTCTACGGCGGGAAGGGCGGCGTCGGTAAGACGACGATGGCGGCGGCGACGGCGCTCGCCTCCGCCGCGGACGGGACGGCCACGCTCGTCGTCTCGACCGACCCCGCCCACTCCCTCTCGGACACTCTCGAAGTCGACGTCCCGCCCAGACCGACGCAGATTCGCGACGACCTCCCCCTGTACGCCGCCGAAATCGACCCCGAGGCGGTCGCACAGGGGCCGTTCGCCGGCGGGGAGTTCGACCCCGGGTTCGGCGCCGACGACGACAGCGGTCCCGCGGGGGCGACGGCCGGTCCAGGTGGTGCCGCCGGCAGCGACGAGAACCCCTTCACGGATGAGTCCGGTTCCGGCGTGGGTGGCGCTGCGGGCGACAACCCCTTCACCGGCGGTCCTGGAGGTGCCGGCGACGGCCCGATGGGCGCGGGCATGGGCGGTCTCGGCGACCTCTTCGGCGGCGACTCCCCCCTGAGTGGACCGATGCCCGGCGCGGACGAGGCGGCGGCGATGCAGCAGCTTCTGGAGTACCTCGACGACCCCCGGTTCGACCGCGTCGTCATCGACACCGCGCCGACGGGCCACACCCTTCGACTGCTCGAACTCCCCGAAGTGATGGACTCGATGGCGGGTCGACTCCTCAAGATGCGCGAGCAGTTCTCGGGGCTGATGGACGGCATCAAGGGGATGTTCGGAGCCGGGTCCGAGTCGGAAAAGCCGCTGGCCCAACTGGAGGAACTCGCCGAGCGCATCGAGCGCCTTCGAGCGGTGCTCAGAGACCCGTCGCGGACGGATTTCCGCGTGGTGATGGTGCCCGAGAAGATGAGCGTGCTCGAATCACAGCGCCTCATCAGACGGCTGGACGAGTTCGGCATTCCGGTCCAGACCGTCGTGGTGAACCAGGTGATGGAGAACCTCGCCGAGGTCACGAGCGACGTCGACCCCGAGTGGGTCGTCTCGCCCGACCTGGAGAACTGCGAGTTCTGCAAGCGGCGCTGGAAGGTCCAGCAGGCCGCGCTCTCGGAGGCGATGGACCTCTTCCGCGGACACGACGTCAAGCGCGTTCCCCTCCTCGCCGACGAGGTGCAGGGGGAGGCCGCGCTGAAAGTCGTCGCGGCGTGTCTGCAGTGA